Below is a window of Ahaetulla prasina isolate Xishuangbanna chromosome 1, ASM2864084v1, whole genome shotgun sequence DNA.
TTATTTGCTTATACAACACACAATTAATTAAACGTTAGCGCTATGAGGTAGTCCACACAAGAAGCACAACCAGGTAAAGTAGCTCAAACTTCCTTGTAAGGTTTCATTAACAGTTGTTAATGTAATAACAATTGCAatgcaataacaataacaattcaTATTGCAAGAGTGACAGTATTTCTCccctcctttttatttattctctGGAAAACTAGagagcaactcttctgaaatatTTTCCACACCCTCCCTTCCCCTGCAAGCTGAGATATCTTTTACACACTAGTGGTCCTGTCTATGGCTCTCCCTACTATCTCCCAAAGTCATTCCCACATATTATTACACTGAGTGTTGTCAAGTGAACAAGAGCAGTGAGAACTTCCATCACAATTTTGTGTTTCTCATGCAACTGTGAGGAACCTTGTGCTGCATCCTTGCCAAAACTCAGTCAGTTATTTTTCATAGACTTTGTTGCCATAATAACAAAGTGTTTTTCATTCCTGGTAGTATCATATGATCCAAAATAGAATTGGATTAaaaagtaaaatgtcttcaattttttttctcagtttGGAAAAACAACTTGGAtagtctttctttccatttttatcatCACTTGATTGTTCTTCCTCTACGTTTGTGAATTGGCAAGTTATTCTTTGCACACTAAATAGCAAGCATGTGGTCTGTGTCCTTCCAGCTCAATGTAACATTGAAAGAACTTTGCAGATGTATAATCACCAACCCTTAAAACAATTGTTGACTTTGTCAACATTTCACATTTTGTTCTTTGCAGATAAAAATTCTTAATTTGGCTTTTAACAGGAGACATTTAAAAGAGTATCTTGTTTTCACTTGATTGTGTGGGGAATTGTGGGACTTTATGTAAATATTCTAAAATGAAATGCCCTTATCTTTCTATCCTGATATATGGCCATGCTAAGGGATAAATATTGGTCATCTAGTCTTTAAGAATCTAATAAAACTTTAGCTCCTATATTAGAGCAAAGAAACTTGCTTGTTCTCTGTTGCTCTCTTTTCCCTGAATATGTGAGCCAAAATGTAAGTTAAATGTCCAATTTTCTTattctttcaatatttttatgcaaatatattttatttagtttagtaTTTATCTGGCTATTTATTTCTACTAAGTTTAGAAAAGAATGTTATATACTTTACTGTTTACTAGactttatgtatatattttgaaAAGAGTGGAAATCTTTTATGAATAGTGAGTAAGAGTAGTAGATTATGGCTAATAGCTTATATGTATAGTCATACTAATATAGGAATAGTACATTTTTCTCATATAGTGCACCATAAGTTATAGAATGGAAgattttgcagatgataccaaataaaagtacttttctccTTCCACTGTTTTTCTTTAACAAATTGAAAATTACCAAATATGTcattgcagttttttttaaatctaaaagaGATAAATAATGTGATTAAATAATTGAAATCCAGAGAAATCCAGGTTCATCTCAATCATACTGTACACCATTGAAACTTACTGGGTAACTAACCCACATGGAATGCTAGTCATGCCATCTTTATCTGGGAAAAATGGCAGGATAGAAatctaacaaattaaaaaaaaaatagcagagaaGATGTCCCATGCTGTATGATGAAATTAATATTATGCAGAGATTACTGTTAAggtcacagctgcaacattactgATAGTCTATAATGGAGAAATATACAAATCCATTTTCATTAAAAAGGTGCAAATCACTATGTCATTTGCACTTGAGTCAGCATCAGAGTGCTCAGAGTTTTTTATCCAGATGAGAAAGTGCATCAATATGTCCAGAACTGCTTTGATGGATCAGAATAATGATGTAAAACATGGAGCTGCTGCCCATGTTACAATGGATTTACATATCTCAATTTACATACTGCTTAAATTAAAAATGGAGCTAAAATTATCATCCTACAATGATAAAGCTCTATATAGTTAGTATGTGAGAAACATGGACTGAAAATCAACTTCAGAAAGAGCTATTGCCTGTGTCCTGCAGGGACTGAAGTCATAGAAACACCAGCAATACCAGATCCCATGGCCCTAACTCTTTGTGGAGTGTTAGCTGAAATAACAGTTTTTCTTTAGGAGAAGTACTCCAACTACCAGTTTTAATTCTACACCGAGGTCTGTCAGCTCTTTCTTGGTAGTCCTGCTATTCCCTGACACCCCATGGTATTACTTCATGTGACACAGACCTCACTGTGACTGTTTGTGCTGTGTGACTGTATTCACTGCCAAACTAGGAAATTAGTGTGTTTATATGTACATAAACAATTCAAGGACAACAAGCATTGGGAGGTGGAGGTACCATGGTAAATCATGTAATGAAGATAACAATTTGTATAGTTTCCCACTTGCTAGAGCAACTCTGGGtggttaaaatgaaattaaaaataataggcaACAAAACATACACAGGAGAACAAGCCCATCAGGACCAGATTCACTAGTCCAGCCTATACAAattgaaaagggagggagggagggagaagaaagggaaagaaaaccaaaattttctttccctttcttctccctccctccctccctttaaaaaaacaaaggccactcttttgaagacagcaaagtccacattttggacagagagaatCAGATTTTAGGTTGACAtgagtgtatatatgtgtgtatgtttgcGTTTTTTCATCTGTGTGTGTTCTTGCATGGGGCAGCGTGCTAATTGTTGACCAATGCATTTTGGGAAGTATCTGTGCTctgattttctttccctttcttctctctccctccctcccttttcaatTTGtctaggaaaggaaaaaaaaagggttcCAGTGTTGTTTCCTGCAAAGACCATTCTTATGAGTCCATTGGACAGTTTGGGGAGGGGGACTCATAGCTAATTGGCTAAAGAAAGGCTCTGATTGTCTGGAGGGGACTGGAAAGTGCCGCATGCGCTTttgaaaaggaagagggagaaggtgCCTGGTTTCGCTAAGCAGCTGCTGTTGGAGATGTTTGGAGATTACATCAGCACTGGAggaaaaaagaactgaaaaaaaaatccaacttcaGAGAGAGCGCGAGTGAGTGTTTATGGAGCCCCCCCAATTTTTCCCCTTCCAAAGATCTTCTGACAATACTGTTATTGTCAATATAAGAGTTCTTAATTCTGTATGAATAGTGCATGGGGCCTCTTGATTAAATAGTGTATTACATGTTCCAAATCTGTCAGCTGCACTCTTCTCTCACATGCTAGTGAGATCACTTGGAATGGAACGTTATAGGAACAGCTCCATTTGTCATACATCACCAAATAGGACATTATATAATTAGATCACCAGCAATCGTGTTCACAAAGAGGTATAGctctcctcccaccccccatcTCCAAACCCGGTGGCTTCTTCATTCCAGCTTCAATATGGAATCAGGCCTTTTGTTGACTGTGCTGATTTTGATAATATtaatgcgatttattttatggtCCTGCTTCAATGTTTATTTGGATTACAAACTGGCCCGAAGATTTCCGGAAAAAAGGAAAGACTCTTGAAAAGGGTTATATGCATTTTCAATAACCCAGTGACACCTTTCGGAATGATGTCCTAGAAAaagatgattttttatttttacaatggcTGATTTCACAGActcttatttttgttttggtAGGATCAACTGA
It encodes the following:
- the SMIM38 gene encoding small integral membrane protein 38, giving the protein MESGLLLTVLILIILMRFILWSCFNVYLDYKLARRFPEKRKDS